One part of the Bradyrhizobium sp. CB1650 genome encodes these proteins:
- a CDS encoding proton-translocating transhydrogenase family protein, whose amino-acid sequence MEHVAQVVDPFIFRLSIFVLAVFVGYFVVWSVTPALHTPLMSVTNAISSVIVVGALLAGGVANVSSGSGWARGFGFIALIFACINIFGGFLVTQRMLAMYKKKAK is encoded by the coding sequence ATGGAGCATGTTGCACAGGTCGTCGATCCCTTCATCTTCCGGCTGTCGATTTTCGTGCTGGCCGTTTTCGTCGGCTATTTCGTGGTGTGGTCGGTGACCCCCGCGTTGCACACGCCGCTGATGTCGGTGACCAACGCGATCTCCTCGGTGATCGTGGTCGGCGCACTGCTTGCCGGCGGCGTTGCAAATGTGTCGAGCGGCTCGGGCTGGGCACGCGGCTTCGGTTTCATCGCGCTGATTTTTGCCTGCATCAATATCTTCGGCGGCTTCCTTGTCACCCAGCGCATGCTGGCGATGTACAAGAAGAAGGCCAAGTAG
- a CDS encoding tetratricopeptide repeat protein → MASPFPERIVARLRRIWQQPLMLALVGITLSGCSFDLGSLMPEKDKPQEPPKAAATENAVSASNVSDAQAHTAKGQALAKSGETAAALDEFNRAVALDPYNAQALYGRALIYQGNNEHDFAIADFGAASGLNPQKAEPLLGRAVSYLAVGKVKEAAADLDEASEADPHNAQVWTTRGQAYERLGDKAKAAASYTKAVALRPRDDAARSGLARVGG, encoded by the coding sequence ATGGCTTCCCCCTTTCCCGAGCGCATCGTTGCGCGGTTGCGCCGCATATGGCAGCAGCCGCTCATGCTGGCTTTGGTGGGAATCACGCTGTCCGGTTGCTCCTTCGATCTGGGGTCGCTGATGCCCGAGAAGGACAAGCCGCAGGAGCCGCCCAAGGCGGCGGCCACCGAAAACGCCGTCAGTGCCAGCAATGTCAGCGATGCTCAGGCCCACACCGCGAAAGGCCAGGCGCTGGCGAAGTCGGGAGAGACGGCTGCCGCTCTGGACGAGTTCAATCGGGCGGTCGCGCTCGATCCCTATAATGCGCAGGCGCTCTATGGCCGCGCCCTGATCTACCAGGGCAACAACGAGCACGATTTCGCGATCGCCGATTTCGGCGCCGCGAGCGGGCTCAACCCGCAAAAGGCCGAGCCGCTGCTCGGCCGCGCCGTCAGCTATCTCGCCGTCGGCAAGGTCAAGGAGGCGGCGGCCGATCTCGACGAGGCGTCCGAGGCTGATCCGCACAATGCCCAGGTCTGGACGACGCGCGGGCAGGCCTACGAGCGGCTGGGTGACAAAGCCAAGGCGGCAGCGTCCTACACCAAGGCGGTCGCGCTTCGGCCGCGTGACGACGCCGCGCGCAGCGGCCTTGCCCGCGTCGGCGGCTGA
- a CDS encoding ionic transporter y4hA has translation MSAHGPMPRSSWIFPALAVLLFLIVTATGYGFTLSAGGLVFAIVLLVILFGTVFAAVHHSEVIAERIGEPFGTLLLTLSVTIIEVALITTIMLGDKPAPELARDTVFAVVMIVCNGLVGLCVFIGGLRYREQGFQVSGANVYLSGLIALATITLVMPNYTLTTPGPFYSTLQLGFVDLVTIVLYGVFLYTQTVLHRDYFINQTGDEEGGKSHLSGKMLALSMVLLLISLLTVVLLAKKFSLVVDAVAAMIGAPPAFAGLLVALLILMPEGVSAIAAARKNDLQKSINLALGSSLATIGLTIPAVGLATYAFDQPLVLGLNPQNTALLFLTFLLSMLTFGTGRTNVLFGLVHLVVFAVYVFLVFVP, from the coding sequence ATGAGCGCTCACGGACCGATGCCACGGTCGTCATGGATATTCCCCGCCCTGGCGGTGCTGCTGTTCCTGATCGTCACGGCGACCGGCTACGGCTTCACGCTGTCGGCGGGGGGCTTGGTGTTTGCGATCGTCCTTCTGGTGATCCTGTTCGGTACGGTGTTCGCGGCCGTCCATCATTCCGAGGTGATCGCGGAGCGGATCGGCGAGCCCTTCGGTACGCTGCTGCTCACGTTGTCGGTTACCATCATCGAGGTCGCGCTGATCACGACGATCATGCTGGGCGACAAGCCGGCGCCGGAGCTCGCGCGCGATACGGTCTTCGCGGTGGTGATGATCGTCTGCAACGGCCTGGTCGGCCTCTGTGTCTTCATCGGCGGCCTGCGCTACCGCGAGCAGGGCTTTCAGGTCTCCGGCGCCAACGTCTATCTCAGCGGGTTGATCGCGCTCGCGACCATCACGCTGGTCATGCCCAACTACACGCTGACCACGCCGGGCCCGTTCTACTCGACGCTTCAGCTCGGCTTCGTCGATCTCGTGACGATCGTACTGTATGGCGTATTTCTCTATACGCAGACCGTCCTGCACCGCGACTATTTCATCAATCAGACCGGGGACGAGGAGGGAGGCAAGAGCCATTTGTCGGGCAAGATGCTGGCGCTCAGCATGGTGTTGCTGTTGATCTCGCTCTTGACCGTCGTTCTCCTCGCCAAGAAATTCTCGCTCGTCGTCGATGCCGTTGCCGCCATGATCGGCGCTCCGCCCGCGTTTGCGGGCCTTCTGGTCGCGCTCCTGATCCTGATGCCGGAAGGCGTCTCCGCCATCGCGGCGGCGCGCAAGAACGACCTCCAGAAGAGCATCAACTTGGCGCTCGGTTCCTCGCTCGCGACCATCGGGCTGACCATTCCGGCGGTCGGACTTGCCACCTACGCCTTCGATCAGCCGCTCGTGCTGGGCCTGAACCCCCAGAACACGGCGTTGCTGTTCCTCACCTTCCTGCTGAGCATGCTGACATTCGGGACCGGTAGGACCAACGTCCTGTTCGGACTGGTCCATCTGGTGGTATTTGCCGTCTACGTGTTCTTGGTCTTCGTGCCCTAA
- a CDS encoding aa3-type cytochrome c oxidase subunit IV — protein sequence MADHSEVAYTTADGNDYVAHEQTYEGFIKLVKYGTASVALIVILMAIFLT from the coding sequence ATGGCTGACCATAGCGAAGTGGCGTACACCACGGCCGACGGCAACGACTACGTTGCGCACGAGCAGACCTATGAGGGCTTTATCAAGCTGGTGAAGTACGGAACGGCCTCGGTCGCGCTCATCGTGATCCTGATGGCGATCTTCCTCACCTGA
- a CDS encoding NAD(P)(+) transhydrogenase (Re/Si-specific) subunit beta: MNANLSALLYLVAGVLFILSLRGLSSPATSRRGNLLGMIGMAIAVATTLANHPPADGLAWLLVIVGIAIGAGVGAVIARRVPMTSMPELVAAFHSLVGMAAVLVAAGAFYAPEAFDIGTPGNIHTQSLVEMSLGVAIGALTFTGSVIAFLKLSARMSGAPIILPARHLINIALAIALVACIVGLVVTGSAVFFWLNVILALALGVLMIIPIGGADMPVVISMLNSYSGWAAAGIGFTLGNSALIITGALVGSSGAILSYIMCHAMNRSFISVILGGFGGETAAAGGGTGEQKPAKLGSADDAAFIMKNASKVIIVPGYGMAVAQAQHALREMADILKKEGVEVKYAIHPVAGRMPGHMNVLLAEANVPYDEVFELEDINSEFAQADIAFVIGANDVTNPAAEEDKTSPIYGMPVLQVWKAGTVMFIKRSLASGYAGIDNPLFYRDNTMMLLGDAKKVTENIVKAM, from the coding sequence ATGAACGCTAATCTCTCTGCATTGTTGTATCTCGTGGCGGGGGTGCTGTTCATCCTGTCACTGCGCGGGCTGTCGAGCCCGGCGACGTCGCGCCGGGGCAATCTGCTCGGCATGATCGGCATGGCGATTGCGGTCGCCACGACGCTTGCCAACCACCCGCCGGCGGACGGCCTTGCCTGGCTGCTCGTCATCGTCGGCATCGCGATTGGTGCTGGGGTCGGCGCGGTGATCGCCCGCCGCGTGCCGATGACGTCGATGCCGGAGCTGGTCGCTGCCTTCCACTCGCTGGTCGGCATGGCCGCGGTGCTGGTCGCCGCCGGCGCGTTCTACGCGCCCGAAGCTTTCGACATCGGTACGCCCGGCAACATCCACACCCAGAGCCTGGTCGAAATGTCGCTCGGCGTCGCCATCGGCGCGCTGACCTTCACCGGCTCGGTGATCGCGTTCCTGAAGCTGTCCGCGCGCATGAGCGGCGCGCCGATCATTCTGCCGGCGCGTCACCTCATCAACATCGCGCTCGCGATCGCACTCGTGGCCTGCATCGTCGGCCTCGTCGTCACCGGCAGCGCCGTGTTCTTCTGGCTCAACGTCATCCTGGCGCTGGCGCTCGGCGTCCTCATGATCATCCCGATCGGCGGCGCCGACATGCCGGTCGTGATCTCGATGCTGAACTCCTATTCGGGCTGGGCCGCCGCCGGCATCGGCTTCACGCTGGGCAATTCCGCGCTGATCATCACCGGCGCGCTGGTGGGTTCGTCGGGCGCGATCCTGTCCTACATCATGTGCCACGCGATGAACCGGTCCTTCATCTCGGTCATCCTCGGCGGCTTCGGCGGCGAGACCGCCGCTGCGGGCGGCGGTACGGGCGAGCAGAAACCCGCCAAGCTCGGTTCGGCCGACGACGCAGCCTTCATCATGAAGAACGCCTCCAAGGTCATCATCGTGCCCGGCTACGGCATGGCGGTGGCGCAGGCCCAACACGCGCTGCGCGAGATGGCCGACATCCTGAAGAAGGAAGGCGTCGAGGTGAAGTACGCGATTCACCCGGTCGCCGGCCGCATGCCCGGCCACATGAACGTGCTGCTCGCCGAAGCCAACGTGCCCTATGACGAGGTGTTCGAGCTCGAGGACATCAACTCCGAATTCGCGCAGGCCGACATCGCCTTCGTGATCGGAGCCAACGACGTCACCAACCCCGCCGCCGAAGAGGACAAGACCTCGCCGATCTACGGCATGCCGGTGCTGCAGGTCTGGAAGGCCGGCACGGTGATGTTCATAAAGCGCTCGCTCGCGTCAGGTTACGCCGGCATCGACAATCCGCTGTTCTATCGCGACAACACCATGATGCTGCTCGGCGACGCCAAGAAGGTCACCGAGAACATCGTCAAGGCGATGTAA
- a CDS encoding type II toxin-antitoxin system death-on-curing family toxin gives MSEPFWLTRRMIIAIHDEQLAIHGGASGLRDEGMLDSALDRPKNKWSYESAELAELAAAYAFGIARNHPFVDGNKRTSLLALYTFLGVNGIDFVVPEAEAAAIILSLAAGEVSEQSLTRWIRDNWDSK, from the coding sequence GTGAGCGAGCCGTTCTGGCTGACGCGCCGGATGATCATCGCGATTCACGACGAGCAGCTTGCGATCCATGGGGGAGCAAGTGGCTTGCGCGATGAAGGTATGCTCGACTCCGCACTCGACCGCCCGAAGAACAAATGGTCATACGAGAGCGCTGAACTTGCTGAATTGGCGGCGGCCTATGCTTTCGGCATTGCGCGCAACCATCCTTTCGTCGATGGCAACAAGCGCACGTCGCTGCTGGCGCTGTATACGTTTCTCGGCGTGAACGGTATCGACTTCGTCGTGCCTGAGGCGGAGGCGGCAGCCATCATTCTCTCACTCGCCGCCGGCGAAGTCAGCGAGCAGAGCCTCACGCGCTGGATCCGCGACAATTGGGATTCCAAATGA
- a CDS encoding M3 family oligoendopeptidase, which translates to MTSRSKSALSTSALRKPNTKKNAAKAKSSAKPASKTGKLPEWNLADLYAGIDAPEVVRDLEKMDADCVAFETDYKGKLATGTANEDGGKWLAEAVRRYEAIDDLAGRLGSYAGLVHAGDSVDPKISKFYGDVSERLTAASTHLLFFALELNRIDDDLLTRAMRAAELAHYRPWIEDLRKEKPYQLEDKLEQLFLEKAQTGYSAWNRLFDQTISGLRFKVGAKELAIEPTLNLLQDRDGLKRKTAAEALAKTFKANERTFALITNTLAKDKDISDRWRGFQDVADSRHLNNRVEREVVDALVTSVRAAYPRLSHRYYALKARWFKKKRLAYWDRNAPLPFAATDTITWPDARNMVLTAYRGFSPTMAEIAERFFTDRWIDAPVRPGKAPGAFSHPTTPSAHPYVLMNYQGKPRDVMTLAHELGHGVHQVLAAKNGALMAPTPLTLAETASVFGEMLTFKRLLAQTRSAKQRQAMLAGKVEDMINTVVRQIAFYSFERAVHTERKNGELTATRLGEIWLSVQGESLGPAIEIKAGYENYWMYIPHFIHSPFYVYAYAFGDCLVNSLYAVYENAAEGFAERYLDMLAAGGTKHYSELLRPFGLDAKDPKFWDGGLSVIAGMIDELEAMG; encoded by the coding sequence ATGACTTCGCGCTCCAAGTCCGCTCTTAGCACGTCCGCTCTCCGCAAGCCGAACACCAAAAAAAACGCCGCCAAAGCAAAGTCCTCCGCAAAGCCGGCGAGCAAAACCGGCAAGCTTCCGGAGTGGAACCTCGCCGATCTCTATGCCGGGATCGACGCGCCGGAAGTGGTGCGTGATCTCGAGAAGATGGATGCCGATTGCGTCGCGTTTGAGACCGACTACAAGGGCAAGCTCGCGACAGGGACAGCAAACGAAGATGGCGGAAAATGGCTCGCCGAGGCCGTGCGACGCTATGAGGCGATCGACGATCTCGCCGGCCGTCTCGGCTCCTACGCCGGTCTCGTCCACGCCGGCGACAGCGTTGATCCCAAGATTTCAAAGTTTTACGGCGACGTCTCCGAACGGCTGACGGCGGCGTCCACGCATCTGTTGTTCTTCGCGCTCGAGCTCAACCGCATCGATGACGATCTTTTGACCCGCGCGATGCGAGCCGCCGAGCTCGCACATTACCGTCCCTGGATCGAGGACCTGCGCAAGGAGAAGCCGTATCAGCTCGAGGACAAGCTGGAGCAGCTCTTCCTGGAGAAGGCGCAGACCGGTTACTCCGCCTGGAACAGGCTGTTCGACCAAACCATCTCGGGCCTGCGCTTCAAGGTCGGCGCCAAGGAGCTCGCGATCGAGCCGACGCTGAACCTGTTGCAGGACCGCGACGGCTTAAAGCGCAAGACTGCCGCCGAAGCGCTGGCCAAGACCTTCAAGGCCAATGAGCGCACTTTTGCGCTGATCACCAACACGCTCGCCAAGGACAAGGACATCTCCGACCGCTGGCGCGGCTTCCAGGACGTCGCGGATTCCCGGCACTTGAACAACCGCGTCGAGCGCGAGGTGGTGGATGCGCTGGTCACCTCCGTGCGTGCGGCCTACCCGAGGCTGTCGCATCGCTACTACGCGCTGAAGGCGCGCTGGTTCAAGAAGAAGCGGCTCGCCTATTGGGATCGCAATGCGCCGCTGCCCTTTGCCGCGACCGACACCATCACCTGGCCGGACGCGAGGAACATGGTGCTGACCGCCTATCGCGGCTTCTCGCCGACAATGGCCGAGATCGCCGAGCGCTTCTTCACCGACCGCTGGATCGATGCGCCGGTGCGTCCGGGCAAGGCGCCCGGCGCCTTCTCACATCCGACCACGCCGTCGGCGCACCCATACGTGCTGATGAACTACCAGGGCAAGCCGCGCGACGTGATGACGCTCGCGCACGAGCTCGGCCACGGCGTGCACCAGGTGCTGGCGGCCAAGAACGGCGCGCTGATGGCGCCGACGCCGTTGACGCTCGCGGAAACCGCAAGCGTGTTCGGGGAAATGCTGACGTTCAAGCGCCTGCTCGCACAGACCAGGAGCGCGAAGCAGCGCCAGGCGATGCTCGCCGGCAAGGTCGAGGACATGATCAACACGGTGGTCCGGCAGATCGCGTTCTATTCGTTCGAGCGCGCGGTCCACACCGAACGCAAGAACGGCGAGCTCACCGCGACGCGGCTTGGCGAGATCTGGCTGTCGGTGCAGGGCGAGAGCCTCGGACCGGCGATCGAGATCAAGGCGGGCTATGAGAACTACTGGATGTACATCCCGCATTTCATCCACTCGCCGTTCTATGTCTATGCCTATGCGTTCGGCGATTGTCTCGTGAACTCGCTCTACGCCGTCTACGAGAACGCCGCCGAGGGCTTTGCCGAGCGCTATCTCGACATGCTCGCCGCCGGCGGCACCAAGCATTATTCCGAGCTGCTGCGCCCGTTTGGGCTGGACGCCAAGGACCCGAAATTCTGGGACGGCGGGCTCTCGGTCATCGCCGGCATGATCGACGAGCTGGAGGCGATGGGCTGA
- a CDS encoding alpha/beta hydrolase gives MTFIKWIAILAAAGYVASLVLLYVKQREMLFPIPTAERTPPAAAGFPAAEEHLLTTSDGEKVIVWHAPAKPGRPVILYFHGNGDHLAGLVGRFKAMTGDGSGLVALSYRGYAGSSGAPNEQGLLRDAAAAYGFTTARYAAERIVAWGFSLGTGVAIAIASEHPVGKLILEAPYTSTADVAAPLFRFVPVRLLMRDQFRSDERIAGITAPILIMHGTNDPTIPIALGERLFALAGEPKRFVRLRGGGHDDLDAFGAMEIARQFIDGS, from the coding sequence ATGACCTTCATCAAGTGGATCGCCATCCTCGCTGCGGCGGGTTATGTCGCCAGTCTCGTCCTGCTCTACGTGAAGCAGCGCGAGATGTTGTTCCCGATCCCGACCGCCGAACGGACGCCGCCTGCCGCCGCAGGATTTCCGGCGGCCGAGGAGCACCTCCTGACCACGTCGGACGGCGAGAAGGTGATCGTCTGGCACGCGCCGGCCAAGCCCGGCCGTCCCGTGATCCTCTATTTTCACGGCAATGGCGATCATCTCGCCGGTCTTGTCGGACGCTTCAAGGCCATGACGGGGGACGGCAGCGGTCTCGTCGCGCTGTCCTATCGCGGATATGCCGGCTCGAGCGGTGCACCGAACGAGCAGGGCCTGCTGCGTGATGCGGCGGCCGCTTACGGCTTCACGACCGCGCGCTACGCCGCGGAGCGAATCGTCGCCTGGGGCTTCTCGCTCGGGACCGGCGTGGCGATCGCCATCGCGTCCGAGCATCCGGTCGGCAAATTGATCCTGGAAGCACCTTACACGTCGACGGCCGACGTCGCCGCTCCGCTCTTCCGCTTCGTCCCGGTCCGCCTGTTGATGCGCGACCAGTTTCGTTCGGACGAGCGCATCGCCGGCATTACCGCGCCGATTCTGATCATGCACGGCACAAATGATCCGACCATTCCGATCGCGCTCGGCGAGCGTCTGTTCGCGCTCGCCGGCGAGCCCAAGCGGTTCGTGCGACTTCGCGGCGGCGGGCACGACGATCTCGATGCCTTCGGGGCCATGGAGATCGCGCGACAATTCATCGATGGCAGCTAA
- a CDS encoding AbrB/MazE/SpoVT family DNA-binding domain-containing protein, translated as MNENSSSKDLKGDSTVLQVRKIGNSIGVILPKELAARLNLKEGDKLFPVEQSGGGLVLTPYDPDFEKAMEVARRGMKRYHNALAELAK; from the coding sequence ATGAATGAAAATTCTAGCTCCAAAGACCTGAAGGGCGACTCCACGGTCCTTCAGGTGCGTAAGATCGGCAATTCCATCGGCGTCATCTTGCCGAAGGAATTGGCCGCCCGTCTGAATCTCAAGGAGGGCGACAAGCTGTTTCCGGTTGAGCAATCGGGTGGCGGACTCGTGCTCACTCCGTATGATCCCGATTTCGAAAAAGCAATGGAAGTCGCGCGGCGAGGCATGAAGCGTTATCACAACGCGCTCGCCGAACTTGCCAAGTGA
- a CDS encoding cupin domain-containing protein, which yields MLAARSDVQVDNEQVRVTEWRLAPGSATGQHVHGMDYVIVPVVAGEMTIVAPDGGRSKAQLAAGKSYFRKAGVEHDVLNETATEIVFLEIELKP from the coding sequence ATGCTTGCCGCCAGATCCGACGTCCAGGTCGACAACGAGCAGGTCCGGGTGACCGAGTGGCGGCTGGCGCCGGGCAGCGCGACCGGACAACACGTCCACGGGATGGATTACGTGATCGTTCCCGTGGTCGCCGGGGAGATGACCATCGTGGCGCCCGATGGCGGGCGCTCCAAGGCGCAGCTCGCGGCGGGGAAGTCCTACTTCCGCAAGGCGGGCGTCGAGCACGACGTGCTTAACGAAACTGCAACCGAGATCGTGTTCCTTGAGATCGAGCTGAAGCCGTAA
- a CDS encoding Re/Si-specific NAD(P)(+) transhydrogenase subunit alpha, translating to MKIAVAKEIDPSEPRVAASPDTVKKFKALGAEVAVEPGAGLKSGLPDSEFTAVGATVSADALKDADIIIKVKRPEASELAQYKRGALVIAIMDPYGNDAALKAMADAGISAFAMELMPRITRAQVMDVLSSQANLAGYRAVIEGAEAFGRAFPMMMTAAGTVPAAKVFVMGVGVAGLQAIATARRLGAVVTATDVRPATKEQVESLGAKFLAVEDEEFKNAQTAGGYAKEMSKEYQAKQAALTAEHIKKQDIVITTALIPGRPAPKLVSAEMVKSMKPGSVLVDLAVERGGNVEGAKAGEVVELDGIKIVGYTNVAGRVAASASGLYARNLFSFIETMVDKNEKKLAVNWEDELVKATALTKDGAVIHPNFQPKSA from the coding sequence ATGAAGATCGCCGTTGCCAAGGAAATCGATCCGTCAGAGCCGCGGGTCGCCGCTTCGCCTGATACGGTGAAGAAGTTCAAGGCGCTGGGCGCCGAGGTCGCCGTCGAACCGGGCGCCGGCCTCAAATCGGGCCTGCCGGATTCCGAATTCACCGCAGTGGGCGCTACCGTCAGCGCGGATGCGCTGAAGGATGCCGACATCATCATCAAGGTGAAGCGCCCCGAAGCCTCCGAGCTCGCCCAGTACAAGCGCGGTGCGCTCGTCATCGCGATCATGGATCCCTACGGCAACGATGCTGCGCTCAAGGCGATGGCCGATGCCGGCATTTCCGCCTTCGCGATGGAATTGATGCCGCGCATCACGCGCGCGCAGGTGATGGACGTACTGTCCTCGCAGGCGAACCTTGCCGGCTATCGCGCCGTGATCGAGGGCGCCGAAGCCTTCGGTCGCGCCTTCCCGATGATGATGACGGCCGCCGGCACCGTTCCAGCGGCCAAGGTGTTCGTGATGGGCGTCGGCGTCGCCGGCCTTCAGGCGATCGCGACCGCGCGCCGCTTGGGTGCCGTCGTCACCGCCACAGACGTGCGGCCTGCGACCAAGGAGCAGGTCGAATCGCTCGGCGCCAAGTTCCTCGCGGTCGAGGACGAGGAGTTCAAGAACGCGCAGACCGCCGGCGGCTACGCCAAGGAAATGTCGAAGGAGTACCAGGCCAAGCAGGCCGCGCTCACCGCCGAGCACATCAAGAAGCAGGACATCGTGATCACGACGGCGCTGATCCCGGGCCGGCCGGCGCCGAAATTGGTTTCGGCCGAGATGGTCAAGTCGATGAAGCCGGGTTCGGTGCTGGTCGATCTCGCGGTCGAGCGCGGCGGCAATGTCGAGGGCGCCAAGGCCGGCGAGGTCGTCGAGCTCGATGGCATCAAGATCGTCGGCTACACCAACGTCGCAGGCCGCGTCGCGGCCTCGGCCTCCGGTCTCTACGCGCGCAACCTGTTCTCCTTCATCGAGACCATGGTCGACAAGAACGAGAAGAAGCTGGCCGTGAACTGGGAAGACGAGCTCGTCAAGGCCACTGCGCTGACCAAGGACGGCGCCGTCATCCACCCGAACTTCCAGCCCAAGTCGGCTTAA
- a CDS encoding sigma-54 dependent transcriptional regulator: MAASILIADDDAVARRLVENMVQKCGYETVVVDSGDAAIAALTAPDAPAIDAIILDLVMPGLDGMGVLARIREAGLNVPVIVQTAHGGIDNVISAMRAGAADFVVKPVGMERLQVSLRNALNTSALKGELQRIRHSREGRLTFSDIVTRAEAMTPVMRAAQKAAGSSIPVLIEGESGVGKEMFARAIHGSGERKAKPFVAVNCGAIPDNLVESILFGHEKGAFTGATERHMGKFVEAHGGTLFLDEVSELPLTAQVKLLRALQEGAVEAVGGRKPVKVDVRIISATNRKLLERVKQGHFREDLFYRLHVLPLTIPALRARREDIPHLLRHFLARFAAEENRSIAGISGEAVAQLAQLDWPGNIRQLENAVYRAVVMSEGDQLGLGDFPLLSSHPHQGTDIPTAPLMLEPIVAPTIVSGNEIPIAPLPSAGSLAMLTSTGDVRPLEDMENEIIRFAISHYRGQMSEVARRLKIGRSTLYRKLDEAGVNGHGGKSGEETH; this comes from the coding sequence ATGGCTGCCAGTATTTTGATCGCCGACGACGATGCCGTAGCGCGCCGTCTGGTCGAGAACATGGTGCAGAAATGCGGCTATGAGACGGTCGTCGTGGACTCCGGCGATGCCGCAATCGCCGCGCTCACCGCGCCCGACGCACCGGCCATCGATGCCATCATCCTCGATCTCGTGATGCCCGGGCTCGATGGCATGGGGGTGCTGGCCAGGATCCGCGAGGCGGGGCTCAACGTACCCGTGATCGTGCAGACCGCCCATGGCGGCATCGACAACGTGATTTCTGCGATGCGCGCAGGCGCAGCCGATTTCGTGGTCAAGCCGGTCGGCATGGAGCGGCTCCAGGTTTCCCTGCGCAACGCGCTCAATACCTCCGCGCTCAAGGGCGAATTGCAGCGCATCCGCCACAGCCGCGAGGGGCGGTTGACCTTCTCCGACATCGTCACGCGCGCCGAGGCGATGACGCCGGTGATGCGGGCCGCGCAGAAGGCGGCGGGCTCCTCGATCCCTGTGCTGATCGAAGGCGAGTCCGGCGTCGGCAAGGAGATGTTCGCGCGTGCCATCCATGGCAGCGGCGAGCGCAAGGCGAAGCCATTCGTTGCAGTCAATTGCGGCGCGATTCCCGACAATCTCGTCGAATCGATCCTGTTCGGTCACGAGAAGGGCGCCTTCACCGGCGCGACCGAACGGCACATGGGCAAGTTCGTCGAGGCCCATGGCGGCACCCTGTTTCTGGACGAGGTCAGCGAGTTACCGCTGACCGCGCAGGTCAAGCTGCTGCGCGCGCTACAGGAAGGTGCCGTAGAGGCGGTTGGCGGCCGCAAGCCCGTCAAGGTCGATGTCCGCATCATCTCCGCGACCAACCGCAAGCTTCTGGAGCGGGTGAAGCAGGGCCATTTCCGCGAGGACCTGTTCTATCGCCTGCATGTGCTGCCGCTGACGATCCCGGCGCTGCGCGCGCGGCGCGAGGACATCCCGCATCTGCTTCGGCATTTCCTGGCGCGGTTTGCCGCCGAGGAGAACCGCTCGATCGCCGGCATCAGCGGCGAGGCGGTGGCGCAGCTGGCGCAGCTCGACTGGCCCGGCAACATTCGCCAGCTCGAGAACGCCGTCTATCGCGCGGTGGTGATGAGCGAGGGCGACCAGCTCGGGCTCGGCGATTTCCCGCTGCTCAGCTCGCATCCGCATCAGGGGACGGACATTCCGACTGCACCGCTGATGCTTGAGCCGATCGTGGCGCCGACGATCGTGTCGGGTAACGAAATACCGATTGCCCCCCTGCCCTCGGCAGGAAGTCTCGCCATGCTGACCTCGACCGGCGATGTGCGGCCGCTGGAGGACATGGAGAACGAGATCATTCGATTCGCGATCTCGCACTACCGCGGACAGATGTCAGAGGTGGCCCGACGCCTCAAAATCGGCCGCTCCACGCTCTACCGCAAACTCGACGAAGCCGGCGTGAACGGACATGGCGGGAAAAGCGGTGAGGAGACGCACTAA